In Leptospira sp. WS58.C1, a single genomic region encodes these proteins:
- a CDS encoding S8 family serine peptidase, giving the protein MKNKFTLFALIFSIFSIGYLFAEKETYIAPNWSKLLDPAGNTDNKKYYKRDSKRKFKSSEILVKFKDNAGDSVKSYAVGSFNGKVLNNLDETGISQVELREGQSVEEALAEYSSHPDVEFVQPNYLYHASTSPNDPIYGQLWGMNNTGQVIATASYSGPPTNNPGTSGDDMRMESAWDVNTDCSNTIVAILDSGVNYNHTDLNENMWSSASCVSDKGVSLGSCSNGWDYADNDSNPMDLNGHGTHVAGTIGAKGNNGTGVAGVCWTAKIMAVRVLDQLGSGDTATIIKGINFAVRNGAKVLNLSLGGPDYDSAMRSAIANAGRKYDALFVVAAGNEDNDLKSDNSYPCEYDEANILCVAALDQKFQLASFSNYDSSKKRVDIGAPGTNIRSTWAGAEATSSLAFASWTKSNYQGTDWNSTNCPPTVLYLSTSCATAILGTSNSGYTSNTYALTFAPITILSGADAVTARMNLFLDTEAGFDGINMYTSVSGNEFDIFNSVNKVGSLSGETNGKLISNFEVAAPNCVGSSNCSFGYEFISDSSINRAGVAITAFNLITLDIDNINQYNTINGTSMATPHVAGIAALLRSFNPKFTYSDTIKAIISGGTSTSSLQNITKYGKAANGDGAIRNLEAPMDLSIDVP; this is encoded by the coding sequence ATGAAGAATAAATTTACATTATTCGCTCTTATTTTTTCGATCTTCTCTATCGGCTATCTTTTCGCTGAAAAGGAGACTTATATAGCTCCGAATTGGAGCAAACTTTTGGATCCTGCGGGAAATACGGATAATAAAAAATATTATAAAAGGGATTCGAAAAGAAAATTCAAGTCTTCGGAAATTTTAGTGAAGTTCAAGGACAATGCAGGTGACTCCGTTAAATCTTATGCAGTCGGTTCCTTTAATGGAAAAGTTTTGAACAATCTAGATGAGACTGGAATTTCACAAGTAGAGTTGAGAGAAGGACAATCCGTGGAAGAGGCATTAGCCGAGTATTCTTCTCATCCCGATGTGGAATTTGTTCAGCCTAACTATCTATATCATGCAAGTACATCTCCAAACGATCCGATATACGGTCAGTTGTGGGGAATGAATAATACAGGGCAGGTTATTGCTACTGCTTCTTACTCGGGTCCTCCTACAAATAATCCAGGTACCAGCGGCGACGATATGAGAATGGAGAGTGCATGGGATGTGAATACGGATTGTTCTAATACTATTGTCGCAATTCTCGATTCGGGAGTGAATTATAATCACACCGATCTAAACGAAAATATGTGGAGCTCAGCTTCTTGTGTTTCGGATAAAGGTGTTTCTTTAGGTTCTTGTTCGAACGGATGGGATTATGCGGATAACGATTCGAATCCTATGGATTTAAACGGTCATGGAACTCACGTGGCAGGTACGATCGGCGCCAAAGGAAACAATGGGACCGGAGTTGCAGGAGTTTGTTGGACTGCGAAAATTATGGCGGTTCGAGTTTTGGATCAGTTAGGCTCCGGAGACACTGCTACAATTATCAAGGGGATCAACTTTGCGGTACGGAATGGAGCTAAGGTCCTAAATTTGAGTTTGGGCGGTCCGGATTATGATTCTGCCATGCGTTCTGCAATTGCAAATGCAGGCAGAAAATATGACGCGTTATTCGTGGTTGCCGCAGGAAATGAAGATAACGACCTCAAATCCGACAATTCCTATCCTTGCGAGTATGATGAAGCGAATATTCTTTGTGTGGCTGCTTTAGACCAAAAGTTCCAGTTAGCAAGTTTTTCCAATTATGATTCTTCCAAGAAGAGAGTGGATATAGGTGCTCCAGGTACGAATATTCGTAGTACCTGGGCAGGTGCAGAGGCTACTTCTTCTTTAGCGTTTGCTAGTTGGACAAAATCGAATTATCAAGGAACAGATTGGAACTCGACAAATTGTCCTCCGACAGTACTTTATCTATCTACTAGTTGTGCTACCGCAATCCTAGGCACTTCTAATTCCGGGTATACATCAAATACTTACGCTTTGACTTTTGCTCCGATCACAATCCTTTCGGGCGCAGATGCGGTTACCGCGAGAATGAATTTATTTTTGGATACGGAGGCTGGATTTGATGGCATCAATATGTACACGTCCGTTTCCGGTAACGAGTTCGATATATTCAATTCGGTTAATAAAGTAGGAAGCCTTTCGGGAGAAACGAACGGAAAATTGATTTCAAATTTCGAGGTTGCAGCCCCGAATTGTGTAGGTTCATCGAATTGTTCTTTCGGGTATGAATTCATTTCGGACTCTTCTATCAATCGGGCCGGTGTTGCCATAACGGCATTTAATCTGATAACTTTAGATATTGATAATATAAACCAATATAATACGATCAACGGAACCTCGATGGCTACTCCTCATGTGGCCGGAATTGCAGCTCTGTTGAGATCCTTTAATCCTAAATTTACTTATTCGGATACGATAAAAGCTATAATCTCAGGCGGTACAAGTACCAGTTCTTTACAAAACATTACTAAGTATGGTAAGGCCGCGAATGGGGACGGAGCGATTCGGAATTTGGAAGCGCCGATGGATTTGAGCATAGATGTACCTTAG
- a CDS encoding choice-of-anchor D domain-containing protein, with product MKLFPIFPSSSGIKGLHVSDSEGKRYSSGSTFSLGSVLVSSSSSNILVIENDGNFTVTLTGNPDSVSKSGIHTSQYVIDSQPSSTSLAEGDSSSFQVSFQPSSAGVKSAYLIINSDDPNIGTYILYLKGTGTDAPAPGIQISEGSFNFIPNAHTNFYAPSGGTSSKTITVKNSGEQDLVISNISLSGTDASSFDENGSPITISPKKTYTFTISFSPLSVSTFSASIIINSNDPNIASYVLGLSGVGTSGNVPQISVTYSDNNSISRDITSSTGFSYSFGSVFPGVISSSKTITIRNLGSSNVDFPPTPVTLSGSDPGEFTVTQPSVTSLAPNATITFVIQFSPTSVGSKSATVTLNTNNGKGGNASSSVLDISGAGGRRDIIVTWAHSKEHAVHMASGAYRVCYKKGSDFSGEGDSGVTCDTDVMYAGDPYTANYKTITVSSAGTWYIRVKSFSQFNATGSPFSKPIQAKVSSPGY from the coding sequence ATGAAATTATTTCCCATTTTCCCTTCTTCTTCGGGAATCAAAGGTTTGCACGTTTCCGATTCGGAAGGAAAAAGATATTCTTCCGGTTCCACATTTTCATTAGGTTCCGTTTTAGTTAGTTCATCATCTTCTAATATTTTGGTGATAGAGAATGACGGTAACTTTACCGTTACTCTGACCGGAAATCCGGATTCGGTATCCAAAAGTGGAATTCATACTTCTCAATATGTAATCGATTCCCAACCATCAAGTACAAGTTTAGCGGAAGGGGATTCTAGTTCTTTTCAAGTCAGTTTTCAGCCAAGCTCTGCAGGTGTAAAATCGGCATATTTGATCATCAATTCGGACGATCCTAATATTGGTACTTATATTCTTTATTTGAAAGGGACAGGTACCGACGCTCCTGCTCCTGGAATCCAGATCTCGGAAGGTAGTTTTAATTTTATTCCGAATGCTCATACCAATTTTTATGCTCCTTCCGGAGGAACTTCTTCCAAAACGATTACGGTTAAAAATAGCGGAGAGCAAGATTTAGTAATTTCTAATATTTCTCTGAGCGGAACGGATGCAAGCTCGTTCGACGAGAACGGTTCTCCAATTACGATCTCTCCTAAAAAAACGTATACATTTACGATTTCTTTTAGCCCTCTTTCCGTCTCGACATTCTCCGCTTCGATTATAATAAATAGTAATGATCCGAATATTGCGAGTTATGTTCTTGGACTTTCCGGAGTAGGAACTTCCGGAAATGTTCCTCAGATATCGGTTACTTATTCGGATAATAATAGTATCTCCAGAGATATCACTAGTAGTACCGGATTCTCTTATTCTTTTGGAAGTGTTTTTCCTGGCGTAATATCGTCCAGTAAAACGATTACGATCCGTAATTTAGGAAGTTCTAATGTAGATTTTCCGCCTACTCCTGTTACTTTAAGTGGATCAGATCCGGGGGAATTTACGGTAACTCAACCTTCTGTTACGAGTCTTGCGCCGAATGCTACTATCACTTTCGTAATTCAGTTCAGTCCCACTAGTGTAGGTTCCAAATCGGCTACAGTTACTTTGAATACAAATAATGGAAAAGGTGGAAATGCTTCCAGTTCCGTTCTGGATATTTCCGGGGCGGGAGGAAGAAGGGACATTATCGTAACTTGGGCGCATTCTAAAGAACATGCGGTTCATATGGCCTCAGGGGCATACAGAGTTTGTTATAAAAAAGGTTCCGATTTTAGCGGGGAAGGAGATTCCGGGGTAACCTGTGATACAGATGTTATGTATGCAGGAGATCCTTACACTGCGAATTATAAAACGATCACGGTGAGTTCCGCTGGGACATGGTATATTAGAGTAAAATCTTTTTCTCAATTTAATGCAACGGGTTCCCCATTCTCTAAGCCGATCCAGGCAAAAGTAAGTTCTCCAGGATACTAA
- a CDS encoding choice-of-anchor D domain-containing protein, which translates to MKRFTTFFLKSILTLVILFSFVNCPKGGGKGPLFLPPGETVEPPNPDPTIRVYRGSGTVTSVSDGSTENLGSVKITESSTARVFTIQNNGELTLNLTNTPIVAKTGAEAAQFTIDQSGTDNVLDPGETTEFTVTFSPSSPTGTKSAQLQIASNDPNTPTFILNLSGTANPAPAPDIQVRRGSTTLTSGSSVHTFTSVQENTSGTAVSFTINNLGDAALNLSTITLTGTNADQYSLDTTGTNSSVAVSGSTTFSVTFSPTSTGTKTATITIPSDDAGTPNFTFGLSGTGTPTPVPEINVQRVTGSVNIADGSGTFDFGSQVENVAGSAVQFRIQNLGTASLSLSGTPIVEITGTNSDQFEVTVQPSTASVATSSNTTFSVRFVPTSTGAKTASISIANNDSDENPYNFTITGTGTPTPVPEINLKQGSTNIASSGTYSGIADTRIGTTSATTTFTVENTGTATLNLSGTPRVVVGGTDASMFSVSSQPSATVAASGTSTFTVTFSPTSTGTKSATLTIANNDSDESSYVINLSAIGNEPTAPCFDISTGTKSTNDATFGSIFESSNISLTTGTAFPTALFYADQASAGSSSLMYAYYYATSAETTGFYGRDGIGTTAISGMWPYGRNTSEFLYKDFGTGSLTFSPSTSATALVALDSFTSFVTANASFRVVRSCSPSLLEERSFTSTTGTTSSSGLSKEWTYRKKMKVNLIFVQGTYPTYTVAGVQEAVDRMTNIYGQNSVKIDLQFSATSISAAEFQDITDLSDDTGTVASSLTKLYVTNPGSAQAADSLNIYITASESEVGGVLGIASGIPGLPGVVGTKKAGMIVFLEPHRTSGTAGTALSAADLTFMGDTMAHEAGHFLGLFHTNERGGFDSTLVSSVSNWPFGIYNKDAMSDTPFCNKSNDANTDGMVSISECSGTGFTNSGASNLMFWAGDGVTSQTQLTGEQGWLLRLNPLAY; encoded by the coding sequence ATGAAACGGTTTACGACATTTTTTCTCAAGAGTATTCTAACTCTTGTTATTCTTTTCTCCTTTGTAAATTGTCCGAAGGGTGGAGGAAAGGGGCCTTTGTTTTTGCCGCCTGGCGAAACTGTAGAACCTCCAAATCCTGATCCTACTATTCGGGTTTACAGAGGAAGTGGTACGGTAACGTCCGTATCTGACGGTTCCACCGAAAATTTAGGAAGTGTAAAAATTACGGAAAGTAGTACTGCCCGTGTTTTTACGATCCAAAATAACGGTGAGTTAACTTTAAATCTGACTAATACTCCGATCGTTGCGAAAACGGGGGCAGAAGCAGCGCAATTCACGATAGATCAATCAGGTACTGATAATGTTTTAGATCCTGGGGAAACTACCGAGTTCACTGTGACTTTTTCTCCATCTTCGCCAACCGGAACGAAATCGGCTCAATTGCAAATAGCATCTAACGATCCGAATACTCCTACTTTTATTTTGAATCTTAGCGGAACTGCAAACCCTGCACCTGCTCCGGATATCCAAGTAAGAAGGGGATCCACTACTCTTACCAGTGGGTCGAGCGTTCATACTTTTACAAGTGTCCAAGAGAATACGAGCGGAACAGCGGTTTCTTTTACGATCAACAATTTAGGGGATGCTGCTTTAAATTTAAGTACGATCACTCTAACTGGAACAAATGCTGACCAGTATAGTTTGGATACTACGGGTACTAACAGTTCCGTTGCCGTTTCCGGCTCCACAACATTTTCCGTTACATTCTCACCGACCTCTACCGGGACTAAAACTGCTACGATTACTATCCCAAGTGATGATGCAGGTACTCCGAATTTTACGTTCGGTCTTTCCGGAACCGGAACTCCAACTCCTGTTCCAGAAATTAACGTACAAAGAGTCACTGGTTCCGTAAACATCGCGGATGGAAGCGGTACTTTCGATTTCGGAAGCCAAGTAGAGAATGTTGCGGGTTCTGCGGTCCAATTTAGGATCCAGAATTTAGGAACTGCTTCTTTAAGCTTATCCGGAACTCCAATCGTGGAGATTACCGGAACCAATTCCGATCAATTCGAAGTGACTGTTCAACCAAGCACTGCTAGTGTTGCTACTTCTTCGAATACAACCTTCTCCGTTCGATTTGTTCCTACTTCCACAGGTGCAAAAACGGCGTCTATTTCGATCGCAAACAATGATTCGGATGAAAATCCTTATAACTTCACGATCACTGGAACCGGAACTCCAACGCCTGTTCCCGAGATTAATTTGAAGCAAGGTTCGACAAATATTGCAAGCTCCGGAACATATTCGGGCATCGCGGATACCAGGATCGGAACTACTAGTGCGACTACAACGTTTACTGTTGAGAACACTGGAACGGCAACCTTGAACTTGAGCGGAACCCCGCGAGTGGTTGTTGGGGGAACAGACGCATCAATGTTTAGCGTTTCTTCTCAGCCTTCGGCAACTGTTGCAGCGAGTGGAACTTCTACTTTCACGGTTACCTTCTCTCCAACTTCTACGGGAACGAAGAGTGCGACTTTGACGATTGCAAATAACGATTCGGATGAGAGCAGTTACGTAATCAATCTTTCTGCGATCGGAAATGAGCCGACTGCTCCTTGTTTCGATATCAGTACCGGAACAAAATCGACTAATGATGCGACCTTCGGAAGTATTTTTGAAAGTTCGAATATTTCCTTAACGACCGGAACCGCCTTCCCGACGGCTCTTTTCTATGCCGACCAAGCGAGTGCAGGATCGAGCAGCTTGATGTACGCATATTATTATGCGACTTCTGCGGAAACTACCGGTTTCTATGGCAGGGACGGAATCGGAACGACTGCGATTTCCGGAATGTGGCCTTACGGCAGGAATACTTCCGAATTCTTGTATAAGGATTTTGGAACAGGCTCGTTGACATTCTCACCGAGCACCAGCGCTACAGCATTAGTGGCTTTGGATTCTTTCACAAGCTTTGTTACTGCGAATGCGAGTTTCCGAGTGGTTCGTAGTTGTAGTCCATCCTTGTTGGAAGAAAGGTCTTTCACCTCCACTACCGGAACTACAAGCTCCAGCGGACTCTCCAAAGAATGGACGTACCGTAAGAAAATGAAGGTAAATCTGATCTTCGTTCAGGGAACCTACCCGACTTATACAGTCGCTGGAGTCCAGGAAGCTGTTGATAGGATGACTAATATCTATGGTCAAAACTCAGTGAAGATAGACCTTCAATTTTCCGCTACGTCCATTAGTGCAGCTGAATTCCAAGATATAACGGATCTAAGCGACGATACTGGAACGGTAGCCAGTTCCCTTACTAAGTTGTATGTTACGAATCCAGGAAGTGCACAGGCGGCGGATAGTTTAAATATCTACATTACAGCGAGCGAAAGCGAAGTAGGTGGTGTATTAGGAATAGCATCCGGAATCCCAGGTTTGCCGGGAGTCGTCGGAACTAAAAAGGCAGGTATGATTGTCTTCTTAGAACCTCATAGAACATCCGGGACTGCAGGAACTGCACTTAGTGCCGCAGACTTAACGTTCATGGGAGACACTATGGCTCATGAAGCGGGTCACTTCCTTGGATTGTTCCATACGAATGAGAGAGGTGGATTTGACAGCACTCTTGTTTCTTCCGTAAGCAATTGGCCGTTCGGGATATACAATAAGGATGCTATGTCCGATACTCCATTCTGTAATAAGTCAAACGATGCAAATACTGACGGAATGGTATCCATAAGTGAATGCAGCGGTACCGGCTTCACCAATTCCGGAGCATCAAATCTAATGTTCTGGGCAGGTGACGGAGTTACTTCTCAAACACAACTTACCGGCGAACAAGGTTGGTTATTAAGACTCAACCCGCTGGCTTATTAA
- the lsa26 gene encoding surface adhesion protein Lsa26 yields the protein MTLRKYSVFLYISVLFFQSPVFALGTYSEGWTVAKLIQFESRGIVYESYEGVIEVLTYDPAEECDEARDECFMPMRRKANISVRPENADVVNFLMKNLNQTIVVQFNIHRIQPISLSSSIEIISAQYQENIIPHTTPVKDPSGRITVWVQAHDTSHPIDKMVTRKTGGKRNFSVMGRILSLEYKGTIVGTYEGLYMDESKGRIHPFSITSEEMAEFAWKAMKYTGKYYLGVSVAFVTGVRESHYDIFEINFREPAGSQEKPKN from the coding sequence ATGACCCTTAGAAAATATTCCGTCTTCCTCTATATTTCGGTTTTATTCTTCCAATCCCCCGTTTTTGCCTTGGGAACTTATTCGGAAGGCTGGACTGTCGCAAAATTGATCCAATTCGAGAGTCGAGGCATCGTCTACGAGTCCTATGAGGGTGTGATAGAAGTACTTACCTACGATCCTGCCGAAGAATGTGACGAAGCTAGGGACGAATGTTTTATGCCTATGCGCAGAAAGGCAAATATCAGTGTCCGCCCGGAAAATGCGGATGTAGTAAACTTTCTGATGAAAAATCTGAACCAGACAATAGTCGTCCAATTCAATATTCACAGGATCCAGCCGATTTCTCTTTCAAGCAGCATCGAAATAATAAGCGCGCAATATCAGGAAAATATAATACCTCATACAACCCCCGTAAAAGATCCAAGCGGAAGAATTACTGTTTGGGTCCAGGCACATGATACTTCTCATCCGATCGATAAGATGGTAACTCGTAAGACCGGTGGAAAAAGAAACTTCTCCGTTATGGGAAGGATCCTAAGTCTAGAATACAAAGGAACTATTGTCGGAACGTACGAAGGTCTTTATATGGATGAGTCAAAGGGCAGAATTCATCCGTTCTCCATAACTTCCGAAGAAATGGCGGAATTCGCCTGGAAAGCAATGAAATATACAGGCAAATATTATTTGGGAGTTTCGGTGGCCTTTGTAACTGGGGTTAGGGAATCACATTACGATATATTTGAGATCAATTTTAGGGAACCGGCAGGTTCTCAGGAAAAACCTAAAAACTAA
- a CDS encoding MarR family winged helix-turn-helix transcriptional regulator, which translates to MKPEYVIHLLSRTRDRIQKHLSEEFLKQGIQDLVPAHGGVLFVLGKEGPLTMSELAKLLDRTNSTVTALLDKMEDYDYIKRSKPYEDERVTSAELTEKGKQTLEKVQRASKATLTKLSQNLEPGEKEEFMRILSKIHSSFDP; encoded by the coding sequence ATGAAGCCGGAGTATGTAATTCATTTATTATCCAGGACCAGAGACCGGATCCAAAAACATTTGTCCGAAGAATTCCTAAAACAAGGGATCCAGGATCTGGTACCTGCCCATGGCGGAGTACTTTTTGTTTTGGGAAAAGAAGGCCCACTTACGATGAGCGAGTTGGCAAAGTTATTAGATAGAACCAATTCCACAGTGACGGCTCTTTTGGACAAAATGGAGGATTACGACTATATAAAAAGATCCAAACCGTACGAGGACGAAAGAGTAACTTCGGCTGAATTAACGGAAAAGGGAAAACAAACACTAGAAAAAGTGCAAAGAGCTTCCAAAGCAACACTCACAAAGCTGAGTCAAAATCTAGAGCCGGGAGAAAAAGAGGAATTCATGCGGATTTTAAGTAAAATCCATTCGAGTTTCGATCCTTAA